TTGATGTCGATGgtcttacaaattattttgtattattagtaGATGGGTCTTCCAATAAGTAACTCTTGTGAATTGggtatttaaatgtcaaaaataatgtCACTCATTTCAATAGATGAAGATGACGTTTCACGTTATGCAATACCAATATTTACGACGTTGTGACGTCACGTTCGTTCGGTATATGTCACTGTCATTatgctaagttttttttttaatttgtttatattgtgtttatatctCACGGGCTACGGTTCTTTGATATACGACACCAGCCGACTGCCACTTTAGactgttaattatataacttcaCTATACATAATTTACTTATCATGACGTTTATTCTGCAGTTGGTTTTGATTGTCATGTGTTTGATGAATGAAAAAGGGATTTGGCATACTCATTGGCATTGGCAATATTTCTGCTAGTGAGTTTGTTCCCCAACATCATATTCGAGttgttaatatatacatagatgcGCCCCCTATATTTGATTCCTGAATTTAACGAATAGTTATTGTACTTCAGAAACTGATCGTTTTTGAGTTGCGAATAACGAGATGTTACAGTGGTTTCTATAGGAATTGTATGTATATGCGACTTTATTTGTTTAAGGGATGCTCTTGAATAATACAACCTGGGTGTAAAACGAATCGTTTATTGTACAAAGTAATAGTACATTAGTCGGCTGTATCCGACGTTGTCATGACCTCcgtactatatttataattataaaaaaaagcaaaactgTAAAACTTAGCAACGTGATCATTCTATTTATGGaaggaataatttaaatacccAATTAATCCCATCAGTGTTAGGTATTTTGTAACAaagatatacatactatatattttttatatcgtattatttgtttttatgcattttttgCTAAGTGTAACTTTACTTTAGGTGCACAGTTTTTGAtacgatatttataatttaatataacttgtaatattataacttagcGTAAATACGGCTgcgattcattttaaaatgtcattactGTACATATCAAGATGAAATAACAGCTACCGAACTGGCTACCAGAACTGGTTGAGCTaccaatgttatttaaaattaattcatatatactataattctGTTGttatggaattattttattcgattgtCGTAATGTTCGGCTGCTGGGAAAATGCGCTTTCGATAAGTCCCCTGACCGAATAGAAGACGAATCATATAATTATGaagtatatcattatttaaaattgcaataaataataatctttttttaaactgtaattGTAACAGCGTTACTATGTTATGTCAGCACTCAGCAGCCACTGTTAATGTTTGAAGTTTCGCTCGTCATGGTCAACTGACAGATGTCAGAAACGCATTGTCCGAATGGACGGACCTTAGATGTAAGGTgatttggaaatatttatttgtcccATAATGTTACATATAATGAGACAATTATCTGTGTACTTCTATATATTGTgcaatttttgttgtttttttttttagaataagctCAATCGGTAAAAAGTGTAATGTGAAAAATGGTTATCGATTTCGGTCTCGGGCGAAActacatttctttttttcgtaaaaaacaaaagttttttgttttgatatattttgtctTGGCTTGGTTTTTGTAGCCGCTGGCTTAAACTAAGGACCGCGATATTGTTGTTACTCAATTGATAGGTTAGTTTAAGTGTTCGAGCCATCGCTTAAGACAACTTGTCATTTCACTATGCGGCACACAACTACTGCCGTTCATCCAAGTCGTATCTTTACCAAAGACAATCGTTATTACAAGGAGACGCAATTATTGCTAAATCTCAATGCAAAAGAGCTGATATTCAGGTTCACGTGATGTCTCCTGCTCTTTTGAGCACACATTTTTAACagtcaatttaaaagttaattatcaggtattttgttttgtaaaagtaCTTTGCCTGTACATTAACGCCGGTTACGTTAAACCAAGTATCAAATAAATGATGTAGTTTCGCCTTATATAATAGTGTCGTGTCTAGAGCTGGTGGGCACTGAGTAGGCGTTTTTTATAAGCGATAGAGTAACCAAGGGTGACGATAAGTTTCAAAGAGCTTTAACTGTGGGCTATACGCCCTTAACTGAATAACCGTACTGTTGTCAAGTAATatcttattgtaataaaaaatatataacaaatatgtgTTTTCCTCTATCCctgatattataaacgcgaaagcaGTTCTGTTTGTTAcgtcttcacgcttaaaccggtGAAACCactagatgaaatttggtatgttgATAGTTTGAGTTCGGGGGGCTTACACTTTTTTTTCAGCCCCAGAGGTAAAATGGAGGTTTGTATTGGTTCGTGTGCTATAGTTTTCTAAATTTCGCCCGAACTAAACCACGGGTTCTAGTTTCATATAAACCacctaataaaattatcaaatatacaCGGTATTATTAGAGTGTGttcattaaaattgttgtttttttgtcGTCAACGCGCTTAGACTACACGTAAAGAAGTGACGGAACTTTAATAACAGTTTAGTTGggaaattagtaaataaatataacaaacctaacctataacctaggagccaaggaatcattacctaaggtataaatttaaagaaattaagatatcaactgttgcttctcaatatatattctgtaatgttttgtatgtacggaaatatattaatgtttttatgagaaaatgtgactctcataacattggtacaaggaaaaaacacaatcttgttactcctgttactcgactgcatagagtcagtaactcttttgtgggacaatgtatacgcttctacaacaggatcccagaaagcgttcaaaatgtttctgttgccaaatttaaaaaaattgttaaggaacgcttgtgtgtgAAAGGTTagtatacaattagtgagttcgatagcacaccttgggaatgaaacgttcgcctcctggctatttctatttatatacaattatgtatataattaatttgacaaaaaaaaaaacacgctgagtttctttcgccggttcttctcatgtcagggtgttcctttttccgaaccggtggtagtgtttaatttgactatcaataaataagtgtgatgcttttatgttgaataaaggagtttgagtttgaaaaatAACGTTTCAGAATATACTACGATCacaaattattgatttaaaaaatattgcttttattaaaattagcttTTACGAAATTTATGcgtttaatttttagttattagaATCAGAATCCTTAGTATAGGCAACAGCACCTTTGGaacatttgttttcaaaaacATATATCATCCTCCTGACCTTATCCTAATGTACTTGGGGTCGGCGAAGTATGtcttccatacttccctatgtgacgtcatctcacaagtaacattatttccagccatatcatctttcacacaatctatctatcttttcattggtcgtccccttcctccatatccacgttcatgctcaagaccttcgcCACAATAATAtgttcctcattcctccgcattaCATGACCATACCATGATAGCCGCCTTACACATAGCTTCTCGGtcaccggtgccactttcaaacttcctcttatgtactcattctttactctatccattcgcgtatcaccacacattcctctcaaGTTTCTCATCTTCGCTACGTGCAGTTCTCTTTCATGAATCCCTTTTGTGgcccaataataataatataaataaagttttaaaaagaattaatcaaataaaattaggttAAACTATTCAGAATTGCAATAATTggagacttattttttttaaaataaaactccgATAAACTATGGTACGTTCGATTTcagtttattaacaatatacagataataaataactatattttacttCGCGAGCGCCGCCAGGTCTGCGATGCAGCGGTCCATGGCCTGCTTCTCCTGGTCCGGGGTGATGGCCTTGGTCACGTTTGCTACGATCCAGTCGACCATGTTCTTTTGAGCGATACGGCGTTCCAGGAGGGTCTTCTCCAGTTGGAAGTCCAAGCGACGCTTGACCTATtcacaaatatctttattaataagagACAAACACATAGAATTGAACTTGCATTCTTTATGGTAGGATAAATTACGATGAGGATGGCTTCAATTAACTGAGccttatcaatactaatattgtgaatgcgaaagtaactttgtcttaTTAGCTTTCATGGCCAATCCTCTAAACCAAATTTGATAAGTTTGGTATGCCAGGTTGAACCCTAAAGAAggacaccatttttttttataattacacctGACAATCAACCCTAAAATCGTGAGCGAAGCCGACACctagtgtataataaatataaatgctataatgataaaataattaaagaatgtATTTTGTGATGCAGAAAAATTCCTGAAGAGTATTGTTTTTGGTTAAATTCTGCCTCACATGTCACCAACCCTTTACTCAGCAGAGGTAAatagacaaaatattataaagctacaatttacttgtattaagcttaaattaaactagtaaaatattatgttgcattattgttttaaaaatttgacaTATAAGTTTACAATACAGTTGGAGACCTGTATCATAAGCCAGTTAAATAGCAAGtacattcatatataaaatgtatatctataattctatatgaaatataatcgCAGGCAGCGCACCTCCTGGTACGCGGTGAGCGCCCGTTCTCTGTACGCGGCCTCGAGCTGCAGCAGAACATTCTCCTTCTTGGCTTCGATGAGCAGCTCCTGTCCCTGAGCCCTCCACTGAGCCTCCTTCTCTCCGGCGATGGCATCTTCAAGAGACTTGATTGTACTTAGGCGACCCGCGTTCCAGCTGCTTTCTACGTTctggaaaaatataaatgtgcaATTTTATAAGGCATTTTCGCACTGGAGAGTATTTTCACAAGTTGGTGGAAAATATTCTGCCAACATCACATGGTAGAGAGGAGATTGATGTGTTCCAAATATTAAGCTTATTTTCAATAGCAGTGATTGAAATTCGTcgataatcattattatataatttaagaaaaccatgttttgtctttgcctgtttatatagttattattacgacaataaaaaaaaaatcaacagatAACCTCAAATTTGCTTTCTATAGCCTATTACatgtttgtttagttttttttctatcttaGAAAATGATTTTCAAAGTTCGATTTCTCGTAAATATTTCGAGTTGccgaaaaatacataattttaatgtctCTAAGAGTATTCTATGATGGAACGGGATACCTTTGTCAAGTTCACACTTTTAGTATATATACTAAGAATTAATGAtgagtatgtatatatttatagttctgGTCTTTATTATACTGTTTTTACACACTCACGGTACCACTGTTCTATGCTGatgaattatgtaatatttagatAGAACTTATGTGCTTATTGTACATATGTGTTCAACTATTCTATATAGTCatttttcaaatagtttttttgttgGACACATTCCTGACATGGTTATCGTACGAGATGATGTAGTGGACAGATTTGTTTAGGCTCATAAAATGATGACAACATTAGAGCGAGAAGCCATCatgaaattacaataatatagctagGCCATATACTGTTATGGTATAgcttaatatgaattaattaaaagttatatcatTGATCACTTACGTCAACTTCTTTGTCGAGAAATTCAGCAAGTTTGGGTCCAAACTTGGTGCTAGCATAATAGATCATCACGAAGATGGAGAGACCAGTATAGTACTCGTGCTCCATGACATATATTTCCTTGCTGAACAAGTATGTGGCGAGACCAACGCCAAATGTGTAGGGACCGGTCACACCAGTCTTTGCGTGGAAGAATTGGAACctggaataattaattttatattaataaaaaaaatatatactatagaaACACTTTAAACAAATGAGGATAAGTACTGAACTCTTTTATCTTTGCCTGtttatacagttattattttgaataaagactaatacatgtaatttttatattatattttatttatttatgttatgaaaaCACTTTCATATGAAGAgttcataattaaaatgtaaacagaattaagaataaaatttaaaagacaaaatgCGTGTTTGTGTTTCCatgaaatgtctttaaaataaaaaacataatattatgtaactaaGGGTCACTGTAAAACTTATACAAAAGTCTTTATTagcatgtttttatattaatttgggttggtatatttattttatggttggcaatgaaaagaaaacattgtgatgAAACCTGCTTCGTTCATATAAAAATCTGCCATTTGTTTATTCAGCCTGTATTGGAACAGCATAGTGGAATAAGGGCTAAAACTTCTCCAGACTATGATAGGAGACCTAAGCCCAACGGTGGCTGTAACAGGctgtttctttaatttttactttatggaaatataatattcttaccATTCTTCTGGAATGAAGCCAAGTCGCACTTTACCGGGCTCGCCTCTTACAGGCCGGGGGAAATTCTTCTCATCCCGTAGACCACCAACCTCTGTGGCTGAGCCACGAGCGACAAGCGCTGTTGGTGTGGACTGACGGGCCGCGACTGAGGattagaattttttaaaattacttattatatgttttaagttTGATTAACTTTTTACTTACTTTCTTTATTAAGTGTTACTgtgttacttaaattatttattgctttttaaatatgaaaaacattccatatttaaaaagctTACGTTCTCTATTCATATAAAAAGGATGTTAAGAAATTATTGAATGGCTGCACTGATGGTACATGCAAAAGCTTATATGTTTAAACATcttgaaattcaaataattttatgttctgttatatatattactaaattttaatttaatcatattgaaatccaatttatttaaatttaattcaatgaataTCAGAACTATCAGCTGATCAAATTAATGTTAGGTTaatttttgattgataaaaCTACCTTCGATGTTAACAGGccaacgatttaaaaaatacttttcttcTAATTTTTGGGTCACTTATACTtacattaagatttattaattaaaaaaaaaaatacatttcattcgGCACTTGTCAAAAACGATTACATAAACCACCCTAACACAAGGTTATCATTTTGTTTCGAGAACAGTAATTATTACGGCAAAGTATTCTTAGATAATTAAACGTACCTGAACGCAAAGCTAAgcgtgaaaacatttttaaaacgcaatttttatGAAATCCAAAAATTTTCGACAGTCCCGCAGTAAAGTACTTTGCGTTAGTGATGTgacatatgtaatttattttatcgagaATCGAAAATATCGATGTTACCAATGTTACCCGTactatatcttaataaaaaaatgtctgaggatgtaaagcatttttttttaaataaactctaaTCAGCAGCATAATAAACCTGGAgtataaataacattcaaaacaattattaatacaaatattttagaacTTTTACCTTCCTGAcctagttaatatttcttagttggtaatattttagtattgatCGATAAGTTGAGCTTTTTCATAGTACGTTGTTGTACGGATCAAAGAATTTATATTACTCGATTCTTCAATTttgaagtatttataatatttgcaataatGGCAAACATTAATACAATTTGGATGAGAATGGTTAGTTTAAGAATTGTAAGACTGAATGTGGCGTAGTGCAGTCTGTAGTTATAgtgcattatataattatcttttaagattttattttgctgtttatttcaataaatttaactgtGCTTTCccctcataaataaaattgaggtTTTTTTcaggattttaaattaaattataattattaaaaaaaaaatgttgaacgtttttttaaatgtcaatgttattgtcaataaaatacTGTGTTAGTACATAAGACTGGAATGTGCAATTTTTTGGCGAAATcaagttttaattaagttttcctAAAAATGGGAATATTCACATCCTGCTGTAGACCCTCAGCAACGGACTTATTGACTCCAGATGCAGTAAGTTGAATGTTTGGATTGCAatccaataattatttacagaaaaacaATAAGGAAtgcctgtttttttttcatataaataacatagatGGGTAAATGTAATCATACGTTAATACGTTAGCGGACAGAAACAAAAAAGATTactatatttgtataacaattaacaaaaatagatACATGAATATATCTaagattaaatttgattttcgGTGTATCATTAAGATTCATGGATAATTTGATGGTTTTAATCAGTgccttatttaaataacgtgTTTGGCAATTGAAGGAATCTATAAAATCAGGTTATTTTTTGaagtatgatttaataaaattcttaaattattgaatctgttttataTCATGTTAAAATGTATCTCAAAATACCCACTACaattgctaataaataaaataaaaaagttacataacatcaagaaatgtatttaaaaaaatccacagGAAAACATCTCTAATAAACTGAAAaccaataataatgttaaaaataatacatgatACACATATttcacttataattaaattatgtaaatttctagaaattgttaaaatgaacTTGATATGATATCTTGTAAGTTCAGCTTCTTCCCCCGGCTAgtttgcttgtccgcctacatatatgataactagaaaaaaacaaataacaatataatattgtgtatttacGAGCAGCATTCAATGAGAgtcaagataataattaattttctggAGTCAGAATatctacattaatatattatgatttattccTATTCTAAATGAAGCCAGTTAAttgcaagcttttatttaaattcacctGTTATGACAAAATATACATGTTACATGGATAGAGGTGATGTTACAAAAAAGAGAGTTCTTAGCATAAGATAATGCAGTTTTTAgtcaaaacaaaacactatATGTTTTGAGATAAAGTGTATTTTCACATAACATGCCACAGTTTGTATGTCTTTGTAGAAATATttgaacataattatatgtgaCCTTGGACAAGGAACTTATTTGTTAGTGTTACCATAAAACAGAATCAGAAACACTGAAGATGCTTAAAATTTTAGACACTTTGCTTCCctgtaatatttaatgtttttgcatgtgtgtgtatataattttttttaatcattaactATGCAAGtgttgagagccgagatggcccagtggttagaacgcgtgcatgttaaccgatgatttcgggttcaaacccaggcaggcaccactgaattttcatttgtgtttataattcatctcgtgctctgcggcgaaggaaaacatcgtgaggaaacctgcatgtgtctaatttcaacgaaattctgccacatgtgtactccgccaacccgcattggagcagcgtggtggaatatgcttcaaaccttctcctaaaagggagaggaggcctttatcccagcagtgggacatttacgggctgctaatgcttctcctcaaagggagaggaggtctttaccccagcagtgggaaaatttacaggctgctaatgctaaaaaatgctaaaaaaatgcaagtgttgtgataaaataataatgattaatgattTTGTTAAGGTTGTAAATGATGATAACGATTACCATATAACAGATTTTGGTCACAGCGGCTGATCTTACACGGAGACCAGCTTACTATGCAGTGGTGGTATTTCAGTTATATCATAGCAATTGTTGCTATCAAATGTTTGTTGCAGATTGATAATTCAGTATTATGGAGTATTATGCTACGGCATACGtcgataataatgatttatatattttttttaatttgatttgttattaattcacaacaaatatttgaaagcaTCAGTTGCTATGCTCTGACCGTAATAGCCCTGCAAGACATATTAATAGCACAAGTGTGCACAAAGACACTCTTATATTCCGATGGGTAGGTTACTCACTTTGAACTTGATTTTTTgccagaaaaacccaataactgtTTATATAATCAACCTGGGTGTTTGAACCCAGGGCCTCAAGACCTttggccttatatctagctacTGAACCAGTGAGGCAGTTGTTTTTgtcaatatttactaaattaattattttttatctttataaatattatttatgtaacttggaatttcaaacacaaattaatcttataatctttaaagttaataaataccaTTAAGTTTAACGCCCAGCAGGGTAGGTATCCactgccaaatagcaatactcagCATCAGTGcagtctatgagcggtggtgaccacttaccatcagatggtccatttgctcgtcgtCCTACGTatatgataacaaaaaaaaaaacaaataaagatatCCTATTTAGTATTTACGAGCAGCATTCAATGAgtcaaaaaaaaagaataatgattaatttttgtaatgagaatatttacattaacatattaagttttattcctataataaataattacataataacagttaattgcaagcttttatataaattctctTGTTGTATGTGTGGGTTTTAGTAACTTAATTTGACGAGTTCCACCTAATCACTTAAGCTACAATTTTTCAAATGTGTTGATTGCTGGAGACATATAATTTAGTacacttacaaaatattatttctttttagaacatgacatgacatatttacatacatatactatatgTTTGATGTGTGAGTTCGTTTAagagacacaagggacatcataTAAAATAGGTACTCGGATGGGCTAATTTGCTATCTGATAATGAGTACTCATCACTGCCCACAAACATTGGCCTTGTacaaaatatcaaccattcaccgccaatgcgccgccaacattgggaactaggatgttatgtcttGTGCTTGTTGTACTGGGTCACTCATTCAAACGAAAACGCaatcaagtattgctgtttggcggtagaggtTGTGATGAGTGAGTAGTAACCAACGCTTGTACAAAAACCCTACCAACCCACCAAGAAAAATAGAATAACaccttaattcccaaggttggtttgGTAATATTTCGCACGGTGCCAATGTATAGGCTCTGGTGATGAGTTACCATTAGGagacccatttgccagtctgccaatctattaagaataatataaaaattactcaaAGAGTAAGAGGTac
Above is a window of Vanessa atalanta chromosome 19, ilVanAtal1.2, whole genome shotgun sequence DNA encoding:
- the LOC125071480 gene encoding ATP synthase subunit b, mitochondrial, whose product is MFSRLALRSVAARQSTPTALVARGSATEVGGLRDEKNFPRPVRGEPGKVRLGFIPEEWFQFFHAKTGVTGPYTFGVGLATYLFSKEIYVMEHEYYTGLSIFVMIYYASTKFGPKLAEFLDKEVDNVESSWNAGRLSTIKSLEDAIAGEKEAQWRAQGQELLIEAKKENVLLQLEAAYRERALTAYQEVKRRLDFQLEKTLLERRIAQKNMVDWIVANVTKAITPDQEKQAMDRCIADLAALAK